The following proteins come from a genomic window of Achromobacter sp. AONIH1:
- a CDS encoding DUF2868 domain-containing protein, with amino-acid sequence MPLDDASRRPLREYWLAEIIRLRETHWGPLEDAEAVRAARRAEGGLPDRILVRAHRLAEREQLPAQLQGWTRSALALLAALFALALFSGIGLALGALGDGARPVNVLWALGALLGLHALTFLLWLASFLLRPAAATGLGRLWLWVTRKLARGPDTALAPQALLNLLARAGALRWLFGSISHLLWLTGLCAALATLLTVLSTASYRFIWATTLLAPDTFVWLTQAIGWLPGLAGFPLPDAATVLASDGVQTLPAAAQVQWSLWLIGVVVVYGVLPRLAAALLCLVVLRRRLAGLRIDPALPGHAALRDRLEPSVVSTGLDRPVDPLHEPRLSAPAPAGLDGRPVLLALELPTDLPWPPATTPAGIQIAGRLDTREERRRILDALADAAASRLLIACDARQTPDRGTLTLIAELAAHAQQTRVWLLLPAHEDGPARAPLWRAQLAALGLPAQAVLAASANALDWLETGHG; translated from the coding sequence ATGCCCCTGGACGACGCCTCCCGCCGCCCGCTGCGCGAGTACTGGCTCGCCGAGATCATCCGCCTGCGCGAAACCCATTGGGGCCCGCTCGAAGACGCCGAGGCCGTGCGCGCCGCGCGCCGCGCCGAGGGCGGCCTGCCGGACCGCATCCTGGTCCGCGCCCACCGGCTCGCCGAACGCGAACAACTGCCCGCCCAGCTCCAGGGCTGGACCCGCAGCGCCCTGGCCTTGCTGGCCGCGCTGTTCGCGCTGGCGCTGTTCTCCGGCATCGGCCTGGCCCTGGGCGCGCTGGGCGACGGCGCGCGGCCCGTCAACGTGCTGTGGGCGCTGGGCGCCCTGCTGGGCCTGCACGCGCTGACCTTCCTGCTGTGGCTGGCCAGCTTTCTCCTGCGACCCGCCGCCGCCACCGGCCTGGGACGGCTCTGGCTGTGGGTCACGCGCAAACTCGCGCGCGGGCCGGACACGGCGCTGGCGCCCCAGGCCCTGCTCAACCTGCTGGCGCGCGCCGGCGCGCTGCGCTGGCTGTTCGGCTCGATCAGCCACCTGCTCTGGCTGACCGGGTTGTGCGCCGCGCTGGCGACGCTGTTGACGGTGCTGTCCACCGCCAGCTACCGCTTCATCTGGGCCACCACGCTGCTCGCGCCGGACACCTTCGTCTGGCTGACCCAGGCGATCGGCTGGCTGCCGGGCCTGGCGGGCTTCCCGCTGCCCGACGCCGCCACGGTGCTCGCCAGCGACGGCGTCCAGACCTTGCCGGCCGCCGCCCAGGTGCAATGGTCGCTATGGCTGATCGGCGTGGTGGTGGTCTATGGCGTGCTGCCCCGGCTGGCCGCCGCGCTGCTGTGCCTGGTCGTGCTGCGGCGCAGGCTCGCCGGCCTGCGCATCGACCCCGCGCTGCCCGGCCACGCCGCGCTGCGCGACCGGCTGGAACCCTCCGTGGTCTCCACCGGCCTGGACCGCCCCGTCGACCCGCTGCACGAGCCGCGCCTGTCCGCGCCGGCGCCTGCCGGGCTGGACGGCCGTCCGGTGCTGCTGGCGCTGGAACTGCCCACCGACCTGCCCTGGCCGCCGGCCACGACGCCCGCCGGCATCCAGATCGCCGGCCGGCTCGACACGCGCGAGGAACGCCGCCGCATCCTCGACGCGCTGGCCGACGCCGCCGCCTCGCGCCTCCTGATCGCCTGCGACGCCCGCCAGACGCCGGACCGGGGCACGCTCACGCTGATCGCCGAACTGGCCGCGCACGCGCAGCAGACGCGCGTCTGGCTGCTGCTGCCCGCGCACGAGGATGGTCCGGCGCGCGCGCCGCTGTGGCGCGCGCAGCTCGCGGCGCTGGGCCTGCCCGCGCAGGCCGTGCTGGCGGCATCCGCCAACGCGCTGGACTGGCTGGAGACCGGACATGGCTGA
- a CDS encoding helix-turn-helix domain-containing protein, with protein MGTVASAPADFSVFRTLSGSTATLERAATLGEGLAISQWSRSARETLGYDMPGHHTLSLYLRGGEKSFRVGLDSLHGGAGKFCVLPAEHYSRWSMNDNVRFLHLYIAPERLAREAVMRLDCEPRSLELRDRTYIHDDSLTDVCRSLLGTDWSRPDERLAASSAAETVLHQLLHQGVSRKTPQPARGGLAPAVRRRVMDYVDAHLDAPLTLAELAGVAALSTYHFARMFHTSFGEPPHAWVRARRIERAKALLAAGKSDLAGIAQASGFGSASHLSRVFRDAAGVTPGQYRGARAGR; from the coding sequence ATGGGCACCGTCGCGTCGGCACCCGCCGATTTCTCCGTCTTCCGCACCCTGTCCGGCTCCACTGCGACGCTGGAGCGCGCGGCCACGCTCGGCGAGGGCCTGGCGATCTCGCAATGGTCGCGCAGCGCCCGCGAAACGCTGGGCTACGACATGCCCGGCCACCACACCCTGTCGCTATACCTGCGCGGCGGCGAAAAATCCTTCCGCGTCGGCCTGGACTCGCTGCATGGCGGCGCGGGCAAGTTCTGCGTGCTGCCCGCCGAGCATTACTCGCGCTGGAGCATGAACGACAACGTGCGTTTCCTGCATCTGTACATCGCGCCGGAGCGCCTGGCCCGCGAAGCCGTCATGCGGCTGGACTGCGAGCCGCGCTCGCTGGAACTGCGCGACCGCACCTATATCCACGACGACTCGCTGACCGACGTATGCCGCTCGCTGCTGGGCACGGACTGGAGCCGCCCCGACGAACGGCTGGCGGCCAGCAGCGCCGCCGAGACCGTGCTGCACCAGCTGCTGCACCAGGGCGTGTCGCGCAAGACGCCGCAACCCGCGCGCGGCGGCCTGGCCCCCGCCGTGCGCCGGCGCGTCATGGACTACGTGGACGCGCACCTGGACGCCCCGCTCACGTTGGCTGAGCTGGCTGGCGTGGCGGCGCTGTCCACCTATCACTTCGCACGCATGTTCCATACCTCCTTCGGCGAACCGCCGCACGCCTGGGTGCGCGCGCGCCGGATCGAGCGCGCCAAGGCCCTGCTGGCCGCCGGCAAGAGCGACCTGGCCGGCATCGCGCAGGCCAGCGGGTTCGGCAGCGCCAGCCATCTGTCGCGGGTCTTCCGCGACGCAGCCGGCGTCACGCCGGGCCAGTACCGCGGCGCCCGCGCCGGACGCTGA
- a CDS encoding DMT family transporter, producing MNLFLYLLTVIIWGTTWIAIKLQLGVVAIPVSIFYRFALAGLVLFAGLLLLGKLQKLDRRGHLMCLGQGLCLFCLNFLCFYTATQWIPSGLVSVVFSAATLWNALNARLWFGTRVAPRVMLAGALGFTGLVLLFWPELASQQASHETLLGLGFALLGTFCFSTGNMLSSLQQRNGIRPLTGNAYGMLYGAAILLAGCVATGQPFRFDTSASYVGALLYLAIPGSVIGFTAYLTLVGRMGPARAAYCTVLFPVVALSVSTYAEGYQWTMPALLGLALVMLGNLLVFTKWTPFARRAVA from the coding sequence GTGAATCTCTTTCTGTATCTCCTTACCGTCATCATCTGGGGCACCACCTGGATCGCCATCAAGCTGCAACTCGGCGTGGTGGCGATTCCCGTGTCCATCTTCTACCGCTTCGCGCTGGCGGGCCTGGTGCTGTTCGCCGGCCTGCTGCTGCTGGGCAAGCTGCAGAAGCTGGACCGGCGCGGGCACCTGATGTGCCTGGGACAGGGCCTGTGCCTGTTCTGTTTGAACTTCCTGTGCTTCTACACCGCCACCCAATGGATCCCCAGCGGGCTGGTGTCGGTGGTGTTTTCCGCCGCCACGCTGTGGAACGCGTTGAATGCCCGCCTGTGGTTCGGCACCCGCGTCGCGCCGCGCGTGATGCTGGCCGGCGCGCTGGGCTTCACGGGCCTGGTGCTGTTGTTCTGGCCCGAACTGGCCAGCCAGCAGGCCAGCCACGAGACGCTGCTGGGCCTGGGCTTCGCGCTGCTGGGCACGTTCTGCTTTTCGACCGGCAACATGCTGTCCTCGCTGCAACAGCGCAACGGCATCCGGCCGTTGACCGGCAACGCCTACGGCATGCTGTACGGCGCGGCCATCCTGCTGGCGGGCTGCGTCGCGACCGGCCAGCCCTTCCGCTTCGACACGTCCGCGTCCTATGTGGGCGCCCTGCTCTATCTGGCGATACCGGGATCGGTGATCGGCTTCACGGCCTACCTGACGCTGGTGGGCCGCATGGGGCCGGCGCGGGCTGCCTATTGCACGGTGCTGTTCCCGGTGGTGGCGCTGTCGGTCTCGACCTATGCGGAAGGCTATCAGTGGACGATGCCGGCGCTGCTGGGGCTGGCCCTGGTGATGCTGGGCAATCTGCTGGTCTTCACCAAGTGGACGCCTTTCGCGCGCCGGGCGGTGGCCTGA
- a CDS encoding aminotransferase class V-fold PLP-dependent enzyme has protein sequence MTSILTDHDVAALRAATPGTRSAIHFNHAGSSLPSNGTLDAIRAHLLREAERGPMEAGVAARAETETARALAARLFNAQPDEIALTGGNSPGWGAAFAAFATASPWQPGDRILVGRHEWGGNLACMRLIAERAGARVETIPSDQDGCVDPEALRAMLDERVRLIALTWLPANGGLINPAAAIGAVAREHGIAYFVDAAQAVGQLPIDVEQVGCDVLAGAGRKALRGPRGTGLLYVRRDFLPRLTPAWVDTHSAPLGPDGAPMLRPDAARLESAEASLALRCGLANALREALDIGLDAIRARVDAIAQGLRAELAALPGVTVLDQGRERSGLVSFNVAGLDAPAVQRALAAQGVTIGSNGVSYTPLDMTARGLAQIARASVSYLTTQDEIGRLLDALRQLPRQG, from the coding sequence ATGACCTCGATCCTGACCGACCACGACGTCGCAGCGCTGCGCGCCGCCACTCCCGGCACGCGCAGCGCCATCCATTTCAACCATGCGGGGTCCTCGCTGCCGTCGAACGGCACGCTGGACGCGATCCGCGCGCACCTGCTGCGCGAAGCCGAACGCGGCCCGATGGAAGCCGGCGTGGCCGCGCGCGCGGAAACCGAAACGGCGCGCGCCCTGGCGGCGCGACTGTTCAATGCGCAACCGGACGAGATCGCGCTCACCGGCGGCAATTCGCCCGGCTGGGGCGCGGCCTTTGCCGCGTTCGCGACGGCCAGTCCGTGGCAGCCCGGCGACCGCATCCTGGTGGGCCGGCACGAATGGGGCGGCAATCTCGCCTGCATGCGGCTGATCGCCGAGCGCGCGGGCGCGCGCGTGGAAACCATTCCGTCAGACCAGGACGGCTGCGTCGATCCCGAGGCGCTGCGCGCCATGCTGGACGAACGCGTGCGCCTGATCGCGCTGACCTGGCTGCCCGCCAACGGCGGCCTGATCAATCCCGCCGCCGCGATCGGCGCGGTGGCGCGCGAACACGGCATCGCCTATTTCGTGGACGCGGCCCAGGCCGTGGGCCAATTGCCCATCGACGTGGAGCAGGTCGGCTGCGACGTGCTGGCCGGCGCCGGACGCAAGGCGCTGCGCGGCCCGCGCGGCACCGGACTGCTGTACGTGCGGCGCGATTTCCTGCCCAGGCTGACGCCGGCCTGGGTCGACACCCACAGTGCGCCGCTCGGTCCCGACGGCGCGCCCATGCTGCGACCGGACGCGGCGCGGCTGGAATCGGCGGAAGCCTCGCTGGCGCTGCGCTGCGGCCTGGCCAATGCGCTGCGCGAGGCGCTGGACATCGGCCTGGACGCGATCCGCGCCCGCGTCGACGCCATCGCCCAAGGCCTGCGCGCCGAACTGGCCGCGCTGCCCGGCGTCACGGTGCTGGACCAGGGCCGCGAGCGATCGGGGCTGGTGTCGTTCAATGTGGCGGGCCTGGACGCGCCGGCGGTGCAGCGCGCGCTGGCCGCGCAGGGCGTGACCATCGGCAGCAACGGCGTGAGCTACACGCCGCTGGACATGACGGCGCGCGGGCTGGCGCAGATCGCGCGGGCCTCGGTCAGTTACCTGACCACGCAGGACGAGATCGGCCGCCTGCTGGACGCGCTGCGCCAGTTGCCGCGCCAGGGCTGA
- a CDS encoding RidA family protein codes for MSRTISARVAELGLTLETASAPAANYVSYVQEGNLLYISGQISRKNGQAAYLGQLGGAVSEADGVEAARLSALGVLSQIAAATGDRLDRVARVVKLGVFVASAPDFSRQSIVANGASDLMVAVFGDAGRHSRSAVGVAALPQGVAVEIEAVVALTAA; via the coding sequence ATGTCCCGCACCATTTCCGCCCGCGTCGCCGAACTCGGCCTGACGCTCGAAACCGCCTCCGCCCCCGCCGCCAACTACGTGTCCTACGTGCAGGAAGGCAATCTGCTCTATATCTCGGGCCAGATCTCGCGCAAGAACGGCCAGGCCGCCTATCTGGGCCAGCTCGGCGGCGCGGTGTCCGAGGCCGACGGCGTCGAGGCCGCCCGGCTGTCGGCGCTGGGCGTGCTGTCGCAGATCGCCGCCGCCACCGGCGACCGTCTGGACCGCGTGGCGCGCGTGGTGAAGCTGGGCGTGTTCGTCGCCAGCGCGCCGGATTTCAGCCGCCAGAGCATCGTCGCCAACGGCGCCTCGGACCTGATGGTGGCGGTGTTCGGAGACGCCGGCCGCCACTCGCGCAGCGCCGTCGGCGTGGCCGCGCTGCCGCAAGGCGTGGCCGTCGAGATCGAAGCCGTGGTCGCGCTGACGGCCGCCTGA
- the gcvA gene encoding transcriptional regulator GcvA, which produces MRSPRSLPALVSLRAFEAAARRLSFSLAGEELYVTQSAISHHIQKLEAELGAALFERRTRAVALTPAGQAYYERVHAAFELLRQGTEDIRAPQRPRRRLRIGLLSSFATRWLAPRLPAFSAAHPDIELQLQPDIGLADVAGGEVDAAIRYGRGTWPGVRARQLMRERLSVVCAPSLIAGRKRPRSPQDLLRHPLLTSHSHNPFEWPAWARLTGVDLGGAQNVPLHDYNIVIEAALAGQGVAMGRHRMIAAQLASGALVEALPGLALDDPRIGWWLVTPRGAADPDVQTLHDWLVEAAVQTGAPV; this is translated from the coding sequence ATGCGCTCCCCGCGATCCCTGCCCGCCCTGGTTTCCCTGCGCGCCTTCGAGGCCGCGGCCCGGCGCCTGAGCTTCAGCCTGGCGGGCGAAGAGCTGTACGTCACGCAAAGCGCGATCAGCCATCACATCCAGAAGCTGGAAGCCGAACTCGGCGCCGCGCTGTTCGAACGCCGCACGCGCGCCGTGGCGCTGACGCCGGCGGGGCAGGCCTACTACGAGCGCGTGCATGCCGCGTTCGAGCTGCTGCGCCAGGGCACCGAGGACATCCGCGCGCCGCAGCGTCCGCGCCGCCGGCTCAGGATCGGCCTGCTGTCGTCCTTCGCCACGCGCTGGCTGGCGCCGCGACTGCCGGCGTTCAGCGCCGCGCATCCCGATATCGAACTGCAACTGCAGCCCGACATCGGCCTGGCGGACGTCGCCGGCGGCGAGGTCGACGCCGCCATCCGCTACGGCCGGGGGACCTGGCCCGGCGTGCGCGCGCGCCAGCTGATGCGCGAGCGCCTGTCGGTGGTCTGCGCGCCGTCGCTGATCGCCGGCCGGAAACGCCCGCGCTCGCCGCAAGATCTGCTGCGCCATCCGCTGCTGACCTCGCACTCCCACAATCCCTTCGAATGGCCCGCCTGGGCGCGGCTCACGGGCGTGGACCTGGGCGGCGCGCAGAACGTGCCGCTGCATGACTACAACATCGTGATCGAGGCGGCGCTGGCGGGCCAGGGCGTCGCGATGGGCCGGCACCGCATGATCGCCGCGCAGCTGGCCAGCGGCGCGCTGGTCGAAGCCTTGCCCGGCCTGGCGCTGGACGATCCGCGCATCGGCTGGTGGCTGGTCACGCCTCGGGGCGCGGCGGATCCCGACGTGCAGACGCTGCACGACTGGCTGGTCGAAGCCGCCGTGCAGACCGGCGCGCCGGTCTGA